The Parambassis ranga chromosome 1, fParRan2.1, whole genome shotgun sequence genome includes a region encoding these proteins:
- the htt gene encoding huntingtin isoform X6 has translation MATMEKLMKAFESLKSFQQQQGPPTAEELVQRQKKEQATTKKDRVTHCLTICENIVAQSVSSGNRTSPEFQKLLGIAMEMFLLCSDDSESDVRMVADECLNKIIKALMDSNLPRLQLELYKEIKKNGASRSLRAALWRFAELAHLIRPQKCRPYLVNLLPCLTRITKRQEETVQETLAAAMPKIMAALGHFANDSEIKVLLKSFVANLKSSSPTIRRTAASSAVSVCQHSRRTSYFYTWLLNVLLGLLVPVDEEHASHLILGVLLTLRYLMPQLQQQVNTTSLKGSFGVMRKEADVQPTPEQLLQVYELTLHYTQHWDHNVVTAALELLQQMFRTPPPELLHMLITAGSISHATVFRQDAENRARSGSILEFIAGGGSSCSPLILRKQRGKMLSGEEDGLEDDPERAEVPTGAFTASVVGADGSSAAQVDIITEQPRSSQHTLQPGDSVDLSASSEQGGGGGGTSASGTPESPNDNEEEMLSRSSSGGANVTPETADYTTPENATPEGGPLGEGGTLLGTNDRSLPPSDSSQTTTEGPDSAVTPSDVAELSRTPLPRVIEPSPPSPTSTEGPDGTDSDSSVYTASSSSSSFSFSSSSSFYATSSSSSTSDKVLDGSESQYSGMQIGTLQDEEEEGAPSSSQEEPPEPFLQSALALSKPHLFEGRGHNRQGSDSSVDRFIPKEEPAEPEPDNKPSRIKGPIGHYTDQGMEPLVHCVRLLSASFLLTGQKKGLIPDKEVRVSVKALAVSCVGAAAALHPEAFFNSLYLEPLDGIPVEEQQYISDVLGLIDHGDPQIRGATAILCGAIMQAALTKSRYNIHTWLASVQSATGNPLSLVDLVPLLQKTLKDESSVTCKMACYAVRHCIMTVCSSTLSELGLQLVVDLLSLRDSSYWLVRTELLETLAEMDFRLVNFLERKTETLHTGDHHYTGRLRLQERVLNDVVIFLLGDDDPRVRHVAASAVSRLVSRLFYDCDQGQVDPVVAIARDQCSVYLQLLMHETLPPSQFTVSTITRTYRGYSLSNAVSDVTLENNLSRVVSAVSHAFTSSTSRALTFGCCEALCFLASNFPVGTWSTGWHCGYVSSSNNYFSRSSLNRSRGRALSLSHSSSASASSNTTSSAPDTERRTLTVGMANMVLSLLSSAWFPLDLSAHQDALMLSGNLLAAVAPKCMRNPWAGEEEGSSGNTSSGTNKMEEPWASLSERSLVSMVEQLFSHLLKILNICAHVLDDTPPGPAVKAALPSLSNTPSLSPIRRKGKEKEATEPSTAPMSPKKSNEVNTGRPGDGTGSTAVNKSTTFGSFYHLPPYLKLYDVLKATHANYKVTLDLHSSQEKFGSFLRATLDVLSQLLELATLNDIGKCVEEILGYLKSCFSREPTMATVCVQQLLKTLFGTNLSSQYEGVLSGPSRSQGKALRLGSSSLRPGLYHYCFMAPYTHFTQALADASLRNMVQAEQEQDTSGWFDVMQKASNQLRSNIANATRHRGDKNAIHNHIRLFEPLVIKALKQYTTSTSVALQRQVLDLLAQLVQLRVNYCLLDSDQVFIGFVLKQFEYIELGQFRDSEAIIPNIFFFLVLLSYERYHSKQIISIPKIIQLCDGIMASGRKAVTHAIPALQPIVHDLFVLRGSNKADAGKELDTQKEVVVSMLLRLVQYHQVLEMFILVLQQCHKESEDKWKRLSRQIADVILPMIAKQQMHLDSPEALGVLNTLFETVAPSSLRPVDMLLKSMFTIPATMTSVATVQLWVSGILAVLRVLVSQSTEDIVLSRIHELSLSPHLLSCHTIRRLHQQSPSPIGPPTTDVLGNQEANGEAQKAPPEETFARFLLQLVGVLLDDISTRRVKVDITEQQHTFYCQQLGTLLMCLIHVFKSGMFRRITAAASHLLKCDNSGQTDTEAALFYPLEELNSMVQCLITTHPSLVLLWCQVLLIINYTNYSWWAEVHQTPKRHSLSCTKLLSPHSSGEGEEDKPESRLAMVNREIVRRGALILFCDYVCQNLHDSEHLTWLIVNHVRDLINLSHEPPVQDFISAVHRNSAASGLFIQAIQSRCDNLTTPTMLKKTLQCLEGIHLSQSGSLLMLYVDKLLNTPFRVLARMVDTLACRRVEMLLAETLQNSIAQLPVEELDRIQEYLQNSGLAQRHQRFYSLLDRFRATVADTSSPTPPVTTHPLDGDPPPAPELVIADKEWYVALVKSQCCLRGDVSLLETTELLTKLPPDDLFNVMSCKEFNLSLLCPCLSMGVQRLARGQGSLLLETALQVTLEQLAGVTGSLPVPHKSFLPPPQPQPYWEQLGDVFDEPGFYTRVLSLCRALSQYLLSMSQLPSSLHIPTEKEHLITAFTCTATEVIVWRLLQNQLPLSVDLQWALSCLCLALQQPCVWNKLSTPEYSTHTCSLIYSLRLIIIAVAVSPGDQLLYPEKKKKAKGERDAEEDQVDSAHAGHMCEWQACEIMAELVEGLQSILSLGHHRNSSIPAFLTPTLRNIVISLSRLPLVNSYTRVPPLVWKLGWSPQPGGEFSTTLPEIPVDFLQEKDVFREFLYRINTLGWSSRTQFEETWATLLGVLVTQPITMDQEEETQQEEDLERTQLNVLAVQAITSLVLSAMTLPTAGNPAVSCLEQQPRNKSLKALETRFGRKLAVIRGEVEREIQALVSKRDNVHTYHPYHAWDPVPSLSAASAGTLISHEKLLLQINTEREMGNMDYKLGQVSIHSVWLGNNITPLREEEWGEDEEDEADTPAPTSPPLSPINSRKHRAGVDIHSCSQFLLELYSQWLIPGSPSNRRTPTILISEVVRSLLAVSDLFTERNQFDMMFSTLMELQKLHPPEDEILNQYLVPAICKAAAVLGMDKVIAEPVCRLLETTLRSTHLPSRMGALHGVLYVLECDLLDDTAKQLIPTVSEYLLSNLRAIAHCVNLHNQQHVLVMCAVAFYMMENYPLDVGAEFMAGVIQLCGVMVSASEDSTPSVIYHCVIRGLERLLLSEQLSRVDGEALVKLSVDRVNMPSPHRAMAALGLMLTCMYTGKEKASPASRPAHSDPQAPDSESIIVAMERVSVLFDRIRKGLPSEARVVSRILPQFLDDFFPPQDVMNKVIGEFLSNQQPYPQFMATVVYKVFQTLHATGQSSMVRDWVLLSLSNFTQRTPVAMAMWSLSCFFVSASTSQWISALLPHVISRMGSSEVVDVNLFCLVAMDFYRHQIDEELDRRAFQSVFETVASPGSPYHQLLGCLQSIHQDTSL, from the exons GAAAAAGGAACAAGCTACCACAAAGAAGGACAGGGTGACCCATTGCCTGACAATATGCGAAAACATTGTGGCTCAGTCAGTGAG TTCGGGGAACAGAACGTCTCCAGAGTTTCAGAAACTGCTCGGCATCGCCATGGAGATGTTCCTGCTCTGTAGTGATGACAGCGAATCAGATGTCCGGATGGTAGCCGACGAGTGCCTGAATAAAATCATCAAA gcACTGATGGACTCCAACTTGCCTCGACTTCAGCTGGAGCTGTACAAAGAAATCAAAAAG AATGGTGCCTCTCGGAGTTTGAGGGCAGCTTTGTGGCGGTTTGCTGAGCTTGCCCACCTCATCAGACCACAGAAATGCAG ACCATACCTGGTCAATCTGCTGCCGTGCCTCACCCGGATCACCAAGAGGCAGGAGGAGACAGTGCAGGAGACACTAGCTGCAGCAATGCCCAAAATCATGGCAGCCTTGGGTCACTTTGCCAATGATAGTGAGATCAAG GTGCTGCTAAAGTCTTTCGTAGCTAACCTGAAGTCCAGCTCCCCAACCATTCGACGGACAGCGGCCAgttcagctgtcagtgtgtgccaACACTCCAGACGCACCAGTTACTTTTACACCTGGCTCCTTAATGTGTTGCTGG GTCTGCTGGTTCCTGTGGATGAAGAACATGCCAGCCACCTAATTCTGGGTGTCCTATTAACGCTTCGTTACCTGAtgcctcagctgcagcagcaagtCAACACCACCAGCCTCAAAGGAAGTTTTGGGGTCATGAGAAAGGAGGCTGATGTCCAGCCAACACCTGAACAACTTCTACAG gTGTACGAGCTGACGCTGCACTACACTCAGCATTGGGATCACAATGTGGTCACAGCTGCACTGGAActcctgcagcagatgtttAGGACTCCACCACCAGAGCTGCTGCACATGCTCATCACCGCTGGCAGCATTTCACATGCTACCGTGTTTCGCCAGGACGCTGAGAACCGGGCTCGTTCTGGCAGCATCCTTGAGTTCATTG CAGGGGGAGGGTCTTCCTGCAGCCCACTCATTCTCAGGAAACAGAGAG GTAAAATGCTTTCTGGGGAGGAGGATGGGTTGGAAGATGACCCTGAAAGGGCTGAGGTCCCTACGGGTGCCTTCACAG CATCAGTTGTGGGTGCTGACGGCTCCTCTGCAGCCCAGGTGGACATCATCACAGAGCAGCCACGCTCCTCCCAGCACACTCTACAGCCTGGTGATTCTGTGGATCTCAGTGCCTCCTCAGAGCAAGGAGGCGGTGGAGGCGGCACATCTGCATCAGGCACTCCTGAGTCACCCAATGACAACGAGGAGGAAATGCTGAGTCGGAGCTCCAGTGGCGGGGCCAATGTTACCCCAGAAACGGCCGACTACACCACACCTGAGAACGCTACTCCAGAGGGTGGGCCCTTGGGAGAAGGCGGGACGCTGCTAGGCACTAATGATCGCTCTCTTCCACCCAGCGACTCCTCACAGACCACCACAGAGGGACCGGACTCGGCTGTCACTCCATCGGATGTAGCAGAACtg TCGCGCACTCCATTGCCGCGGGTGATCGAGCCATCCCCACCCTCACCAACTTCCACCGAGGGTCCTGATGGCACAGACAGCGACTCCTCTGTCTACACCGCTTCCTCTTCGTcgtcttctttctctttttcctcctcttcctccttctatgccacctcctcttcctctagcACTAGTGACAAG GTTCTGGATGGCAGCGAGAGTCAGTACTCTGGGATGCAGATTGGAACACtacaggatgaagaagaggaaggagcgCCATCTTCATCCCAAGAAGAACCCCCAGAACCATTTCTGCAGTCAGCACTTG CTCTGAGCAAGCCTCATTTGTTTGAAGGCCGAGGTCACAACCGGCAGGGTTCAGACAGCAGCGTGGATCGCTTCATACCAAAGGAAGAACCTGCTGAACCCGAACCTGACAATAAG CCATCACGAATAAAGGGTCCAATTGGCCACTACACTGACCAGGGAATGGAGCCACTAGTGCACTGTGTACGACTCCTTTCTGCTTCCTTTCTGCTGACAGGACAAAAAAAGG GTCTGATTCCTGACAAAGAGgtgcgtgtgagtgtgaaagCCTTGGCGGTCAGCTGtgttggtgcagcagcagcactgcatcCTGAAGCCTTCTTTAATTCCCTTTACTTGGAGCCGCTGGACGGCATTCCAGTGGAAG AGCAGCAATATATCAGTGATGTCCTGGGCCTCATTGACCATGGAGACCCTCAGATCAGAGGAGCCACAGCCATCCTCTGTGGAGCCATCATGCAGGCTGCCCTCACCAAATCACGCTACAACATACACACCTGGCTGGCCAGTGTGCAGAGTGCAACAG GTAACCCCCTGTCCCTGGTGGACTTGGTGCCTTTGCTCCAGAAAACGCTTAAAGACGAATCCTCCGTCACCTGTAAGATGGCGTGCTATGCAGTGAGG cactGCATTATGACAGTGTGCAGTAGCACCCTGAGTGAGCTTGGCCTGCAGTTGGTGGTAGACCTGTTATCCCTCAGAGACTCTTCTTATTGGCTTGTTCGTACTGAGCTCCTGGAAACTTTGGCTGAGATGGACTTCCG aTTAGTTAATTTCTTGGAGAGGAAAACTGAGACTTTACACACAGGTGACCACCATTACACAGGG CGGCTGCGGCTGCAAGAGAGGGTCCTGAATGATGTGGTCATATTTCTGTTGGGAGATGATGATCCAAGAGTACGGCATGTGGCCGCCTCAGCTGTCAGCAG GCTCGTCTCCAGGTTGTTCTATGACTGTGACCAGGGCCAGGTGGACCCAGTGGTGGCAATAGCTCGTGACCAGTGTTCAGTCTACCTGCAGCTTCTCATGCATGAAACACTGCCCCCCTCCCAGTTTACCGTTAGCACAATCACGag GACGTACCGAGGCTACAGCCTCTCCAACGCCGTGTCTGATGTCACATTGGAAAACAACTTGTCCAGAGTTGTTAGTGCCGTTTCCCATGCTTTCACCTCATCTACCTCCAGAGCCCTAACG TTTGGTTGCTGCGAGGCCTTGTGCTTCCTGGCTTCAAATTTTCCTGTGGGCACTTGGAGCACAGGCTGGCACTGTGGCTACGTTAGTTCCAGTAACAACTATTTTTCCCGTTCTAGTCTTAACCGCAGCAGGGGCAGGGCCCTCAG tttgTCACATTCCAGCAGTGCTTCAGCCTCCTCAAACACCACCTCATCTGCACCAGACACTGAGCGCAGGACTCTGACTGTAGGGATGGCCAACATGGTGCTCTCCTTACTGTCTTCTGCCTGGTTTCCATTGGATCTCTCTGCACATCAAGATGCACTCATGCTTTCTGGCAATCTGCTTGCTG CTGTGGCTCCTAAATGCATGCGCAACCCCTGggctggagaggaggaaggcagcAGTGGAAACACTAGTTCAGGAACGAATAAGATGGAGGAACCCTGGGCGTCATTGTCAGAACGCTCCCTGGTGTCCATGGTGGAGCAGCTCTTCTCTCACCTGCTAAAGATCCTCAACATCTGTGCTCATGTGCTTGATGATACACCACCAGGGCCGGCAGTTAAG GCTGCACTCCCATCCTTGAGCAACACCCCTTCTCTTAGTCCCATTCGCAGGAAAGGCAAAGAGAAGGAGGCCACTGAGCCCAGCACTGCCCCTATGAGCCCAAAGAAAAGCAATGAGGTCAACACAG GCAGGCCAGGAGATGGTACAGGGTCTACAGCTGTCAACAAATCCACCACTTTTGGTAGTTTCTACCACCTGCCACCCTACCTCAAGCTCTATGATGTGCTGAAAGCAACACATGCCAACTACAAG GTCACCTTGGACCTCCACAGTAGCCAGGAGAAGTTTGGAAGCTTCCTGCGTGCAACTTTAGATGTTCTgtctcagctgctggagcttgCCACACTAAATGACATTGGCAAG tgtgtgGAGGAAATTTTGGGTTATCTCAAGTCCTGCTTCTCCAGAGAACCAACTATGGCTACTGTTTGTGTACAACAG CTGTTGAAGACCTTGTTCGGGACCAACCTGTCCTCTCAGTATGAGGGCGTCTTGAGTGGACCCAGCCGTTCCCAAGGCAAGGCTCTCCGTCTTGGCTCTTCTAGCCTGCGACCAGGCCTCTACCACTACTGCTTCATGGCTCCGTACACACACTTCACCCAGGCCCTCGCTGATGCTAGTCTCCGTAACATGGTGCAGGCTGAGCAGGAGCAGGACACCTCTGG ATGGTTTGATGTGATGCAAAAGGCATCTAATCAGCTGAGGTCCAACATCGCAAACGCAACACGTCACAGAGGAGACAAG aaTGCCATCCACAACCACATTCGACTCTTTGAGCCGCTGGTGATCAAAGCTTTGAAGCAGTACACCACCAGCACCTCTGTGGCCCTCCAGAGACAGGTGCTGGACCTGCTCGCCCAGCTTGTGCAGCTCAGAGTCAACTACTGCCTACTGGATTCAGATCAG GTGTTCATAGGGTTTGTCCTAAAGCAGTTCGAGTACATTGAATTGGGACAGTTCAG agactctgagGCCATCATTCCCAACATCTTTTTCTTCCTGGTGTTGTTGTCGTATGAGCGCTACCACTCCAAGCAGATTATCAGCATCCCCAAAATAATCCAGCTGTGCGATGGCATCATGGCAAGTGGCCGGAAAGCCGTCACACATG CCATCCCAGCCTTGCAGCCAATAGTTCATGACCTTTTTGTCTTGAGAGGATCAAACAAAGCAGATGCAGGGAAAGAGCTGGATACACAGAAAGAGGTGGTGGTCTCCATGCTGCTTAGACTTGTCCAGTACCATCAG GTGTTGGAGATGTTCATCCTTGTACTGCAGCAGTGTCACAAAGAGAGTGAAGACAAGTGGAAGAGGTTATCAAGGCAGATCGCAGATGTCATATTGCCCATGATTGCAAAGCAACAG atgcatctggactccccggagGCATTAGGAGTGTTGAACACACTGTTTGAGACTGTGGCGCCATCCTCTCTCAGACCTGTAGACATGCTGCTAAAGAGTATGTTCACCATCCCTGCCACCATG ACCTCTGTAGCTACAGTCCAGCTGTGGGTGTCTGGTATCCTAGCGGTCCTCAGGGTACTAGTCTCTCAGTCCACTGAAGACATTGTCCTGTCTCGGATCCACGAACTATCCCTTTCCCCTCACCTCCTGTCCTGCCACACTATCCGCCGCCTGCACCAACAGAGTCCCTCCCCTATTGGACCACCTACTACTGATGTGCTTGGCAACCAGGAAGCTAATGGTGAGGCTCAAAAGGCTCCACCTGAGGAAACCTTTGCCAG GTTTCTCCTCCAGCTGGTGGGTGTGCTACTGGATGACATTTCAACGAGGCGGGTAAAAGTGGACATTACTGAGCAGCAACACACCTTCTACTGCCAGCAGCTGGGCACACTGCTCATGTGCCTCATACATGTCTTCAAAAGCG GAATGTTTCGCAGGATCACAGCTGCTGCCAGTCATCTGCTGAAGTGTGATAATAGTGGACAGACTGACACTGAGGCCGCACTCTTCTACCCCTTAGAGGAACTGAACAGCATGGTGCAGTGCCTCATCACCACCCATCCCTCCCTGGTCCTCCTCTGGTGCCAGGTCCTTCTCATCATCAACTACACAAACTACTCCTGGTGGGCTGAGGTCCATCAGACACCCAA AAGACACAGCCTCTCGTGCACAAAGCTGCTGAGTCCTCATTCCTCAGGGGAAGGCGAAGAGGACAAGCCTGAGTCCCGGTTAGCAATGGTCAACCGGGAGATTGTACGCAGGGGAGCCTTGATCCTCTTCTGTGACTATGTG tGTCAGAACCTCCATGACTCTGAGCATCTGACATGGCTGATTGTTAACCACGTACGTGACCTCATCAATCTTTCCCATGAGCCTCCAGTGCAGGATTTTATCAGTGCCGTCCACCGCAACTCAGCTGCCAGTGGCCTCTTCATTCAGGCCATCCAGTCCCGCTGTGACAACCTCACTACT CCCACCATGTTAAAGAAGACTTTACAGTGTTTGGAAGGCATCCACCTTAGTCAGTCTGGATCTTTGCTGATGCTCTATGTGGACAAGCTGCTCAATACACCCTTCAGGGTTTTGGCTCGAATGGTAGACACACTGGCATGTCGCAGAGTGGAGATGTTGCTGGCTGAGACTCTACAG AATAGTATAGCCCAGCTGCCTGTGGAGGAACTGGACAGGATCCAAGAATACCTCCAGAACAGTGGCTTGGCCCAGAG GCATCAGAGGTTCTACTCCCTGCTGGACAGGTTTAGGGCCACTGTTGCTGACACCAGCAGCCCGACCCCTCCAGTAACAACACACCCATTAGATGGTGATCCGCCCCCTGCCCCTGAACTGGTCATAGCAGATAAG GAGTGGTATGTGGCTCTGGTGAAGTCTCAGTGCTGTCTTCGTGGAGATGTTTCCCTGTTAGAGACGACAGAACTTCTTACTAAACTACCTCCTGATGATCTTTTCAACGTCATGAGCTGCAAG GAATTTAACCTAAGCCTGTTGTGTCCGTGCCTGAGTATGGGAGTGCAGAGGTTAGCAAGGGGGCAAGGATCACTTTTGTTGGAAACAGCCTTGCAGGTAACCCTCGAGCAGCTAGCAGGGGTCACTGGGTCACTTCCTGTTCCACACAAGTCTTTCCTGCCACCGCCACAACCCCAGCCCTACTGGGAACAGCTGGGAGATGTGTTTG ATGAGCCAGGGTTCTATACCAGGGTATTGTCGCTCTGCAGAGCCCTGTCCCAGTATCTGCTGAGCATGAGCCAGCTGCCTTCCTCACTACATATTCCCACTGAAAAGGAGCACCTCATTACTGCTTTCACCTGCACTGCCACTGAG GTCATAGTGTGGCGTCTGCTCCAGAACCAGTTACCGCTGAGTGTGGACCTGCAGTGggctctgtcctgtctgtgtctggccTTGCAGCAGCCCTGTGTGTGGAACAAGCTCTCCACTCCCGAGTActccacacacacctgctctctCATCTACAGCCTGCGGCTCATTATTATTGCAG TGGCTGTGAGTCCTGGTGACCAGCTGTTGTatccagagaagaaaaaaaaagcaaaaggagaaagagatgCTGAAGAAGACCAAGTGGACTCCGCACATGCCGGCC ACATGTGCGAGTGGCAAGCATGTGAGATCATGGCAGAGCTGGTGGAAGGCCTGCAGAGCATCCTTTCCCtgggtcaccatagaaacagcAGTATCCCTGCTTTTCTCACACCAACATTACGCAACATTGTCATCAGTTTGTCCCGGCTGCCTCTGGTCAACAGCTATACGCGAGTGCCTCCACTG GTTTGGAAACTGGGCTGGTCCCCACAGCCAGGAGGAGAGTTCAGCACAACACTGCCTGAGATCCCTGTGGACTTCCTGCAGGAAAAGGACGTCTTCAGGGAGTTTCTCTATCGCATCAACACACTgg ggtggagcagcaggactCAGTTTGAGGAGACATGGGCCACTCTCCTGGGGGTGCTGGTCACCCAACCCATCACCAtggaccaggaggaggagacgcaGCAGGAG GAGGACTTGGAGCGTACCCAATTGAATGTGTTAGCAGTGCAGGCCATCACCAGCCTGGTGCTGAGTGCCATGACCCTGCCCACTGCTGGAAACCCTGCAGTCAGCTGTCTGGAACAGCAGCCTCGCAACAAGAGCCTCAAAGCGCTGGAAACACG GTTTGGGAGGAAGCTTGCAGTGATCAGGGGAGAGGTGGAAAGAGAGATTCAAGCTCTTGTGTCAAAGAGAGACAATGTTCATACATACCATCCATACCATGCCTGGGACCCTGTGCCCTCACTGTCAGCAGCTTCTGCAG GGACCTTAATCAGCCATGAGAAACTGCTCCTTCAGATCAACACAGAGAGGGAAATGGGAAACATGGATTACAAACTGGGGCAG GTCTCTATTCATTCTGTGTGGTTGGGTAACAACATCACTcctctgagggaggaagagtggggtgaggatgaagaagatgaagcaGACACTCCAGCACCCACCTCCCCACCCTTATCTCCAATAAACTCGAG GAAGCACCGTGCAGGTGTGGATATTCATTCATGTTCCCAGTTTCTCCTGGAGCTCTACAGCCAGTGGTTGATTCCTGGCTCCCCAAGTAACAGGAGGACCCCAACTATCCTCATCAGTGAAGTGGTTCGATCG CTGCTGGCAGTGTCGGACTTGTTCACAGAGAGGAACCAGTTTGACATGATGTTCTCCACCCTCATGGAACTGCAGAAGCTCCACCCACCAGAGGATGAGATCCTGAATCAGTACCTGGTGCCGGCCATCTGCAAGGCTGCGGCTGTGTTAGGCATG GACAAAGTGATAGCCGAGCCTGTGTGTCGCTTGTTGGAGACGACCCTGCGTAGCACCCACCTGCCCAGCCGCATGGGGGCCCTGCATGGGGTGCTGTATGTGTTGGAGTGTGACCTCTTGGATGATACAGCTAAACAGCTCATCCCCACTGTCTCTGAGTACCTGCTGTCCAACCTAAGAGCTATTGCTCA ctgtgtgaaccTGCATAACCAGCAGCATGTATTAGTGATGTGTGCAGTGGCTTTCTACATGATGGAGAACTATCCTCTAGATGTAGGAGCTGAGTTTATGGCTGGAGTTATACAG TTATGTGGCGTGATGGTGTCAGCCAGCGAGGACTCCACTCCCTCGGTCATCTATCACTGTGTGATTCGTGGTCTGGAGCGCCTcctgctgtcagagcagctgtCGCGTGTGGACGGAGAGGCGTTGGTCAAACTCAGCGTGGATCGAGTCAACATGCCGTCACCTCACAGAGCCATGGCTGCCCTGGGCCTCATGCTCACTTGCATGTACACTG GCAAGGAGAAAGCCAGCCCTGCAAGCCGCCCCGCACACTCTGACCCTCAGGCCCCGGACAGCGAGTCAATCATTGTTGCCATGGAGAGGGTCTCTGTGCTCTTCGacag GATTAGGAAAGGTTTACCCAGCGAGGCTCGAGTGGTGTCCAGGATTCTGCCCCAGTTCCTGGACGACTTCTTTCCACCACAGGATGTCATGAACAAGGTCATCGGAGAGTTCCtgtccaatcagcagccgtACCCACAATTCATGGCCACCGTTGTCTACAAG GTTTTCCAGACTCTGCATGCTACAGGCCAGTCATCTATGGTGCGAGACTGGGTGCTGTTATCTCTGTCCAACTTCACTCAGAGGACACCGGTGGCCATGGCCATGTGGAGCCTCTCCTGCTTCTTTGTCTCTGCGTCCACCTCCCAGTGGATCTCGGCTCT GCTGCCACACGTAATCAGCCGAATGGGCTCCAGTGAGGTGGTGGACGTCAACCTGTTCTGCTTGGTGGCGATGGATTTCTACCGGCACCAGATTGACGAGGAGCTGGATCGCAGGGCTTTCCAGTCCGTCTTTGAGACCGTGGCCTCGCCAGGCAGCCCCTATCACCAGCTGCTGGGCTGTCTGCAGTCAATCCACCAGGACACATCACTCTGA